Proteins encoded by one window of Enterococcus faecalis:
- the rlmD gene encoding 23S rRNA (uracil(1939)-C(5))-methyltransferase RlmD yields the protein MTQQLVKKGQQISLKIKRLGINGEGIGYYKKLIIFVPGALPKEEVTATITNVTPKFAEGTLQSVKKAAKDRVVPPCPVYETCGGCQLQHLAYKAQLDFKKDLLKQALNKFKPANYQNYELRKTIGMENPWNYRNKAQFQLRQIDGQVEAGLYQADSHQLVPIDNCLVQQPATTKVMNTLVDLLNDFQLPIYDERKNSGIFRTLMVRVGIQTGEVQVVFITQSQKFPQKEKMVRAINEQLPEVVSIMQNVQNKKTSLVMGDDTLHLWGKESIEEHINDVVFDLSPRAFFQLNPEQTEVLYNEGIKALDLQPNETVVDAYCGVGTIGLSLAKQAHQVRGMDTIPAAIDDARFNAKRLGVTNTHYAVGTAEDLLPKWFKEGFKPDAIVVDPPRTGLDRKLLTALLKQPPKKMVYISCNVSTLARDLVQLAKVYQVDYLQSVDMFPQTARCEVVVKLTRK from the coding sequence ATGACCCAACAACTAGTAAAAAAAGGCCAACAAATTTCTTTAAAAATTAAACGATTAGGAATTAATGGCGAAGGTATCGGCTATTATAAAAAATTAATTATTTTCGTTCCTGGGGCGCTACCGAAAGAAGAAGTGACTGCCACGATCACAAATGTTACACCCAAATTTGCTGAAGGAACCCTTCAATCTGTCAAAAAAGCTGCTAAAGATCGCGTGGTCCCTCCTTGTCCTGTCTATGAAACATGTGGCGGCTGCCAACTACAACATTTAGCCTACAAAGCACAATTAGACTTTAAAAAAGATTTATTAAAGCAGGCACTTAACAAATTTAAACCAGCCAATTATCAAAACTATGAACTACGAAAAACAATTGGGATGGAGAATCCTTGGAATTATCGAAATAAAGCCCAATTCCAATTACGCCAAATCGATGGCCAAGTAGAAGCTGGTCTCTATCAAGCTGATTCACATCAATTAGTACCGATTGATAACTGTTTGGTCCAACAGCCTGCGACAACCAAGGTGATGAATACATTAGTTGATTTATTGAATGACTTTCAATTACCAATTTATGATGAACGTAAAAATAGTGGTATCTTTCGAACATTAATGGTTCGAGTGGGCATCCAAACTGGCGAAGTCCAAGTAGTGTTCATTACACAATCGCAGAAATTTCCACAAAAAGAAAAAATGGTTCGCGCAATTAATGAACAATTACCAGAAGTTGTTTCTATTATGCAAAATGTCCAAAATAAAAAAACCTCTCTAGTAATGGGTGATGATACCCTTCACTTATGGGGCAAAGAAAGCATTGAAGAACACATTAACGACGTTGTCTTTGATTTATCGCCGCGAGCATTTTTCCAATTGAATCCAGAACAAACGGAAGTTTTATATAATGAAGGAATCAAGGCCTTAGATTTACAACCAAACGAAACTGTTGTTGATGCTTATTGTGGCGTCGGGACCATTGGCTTAAGTTTAGCGAAACAAGCGCATCAAGTTCGTGGTATGGATACCATTCCCGCCGCAATTGACGATGCTAGATTCAATGCAAAACGACTTGGTGTTACGAACACACATTATGCTGTTGGAACAGCTGAAGACTTATTACCTAAATGGTTCAAAGAAGGCTTTAAACCTGATGCCATTGTAGTTGATCCCCCACGGACTGGTTTGGATCGTAAATTATTAACGGCCCTTTTGAAACAACCACCTAAGAAAATGGTGTATATTTCTTGTAATGTATCCACGTTAGCACGTGATTTAGTTCAATTAGCCAAAGTATATCAAGTAGACTATTTACAATCTGTTGATATGTTTCCACAAACCGCTCGTTGTGAAGTTGTCGTAAAATTAACGAGAAAATAA
- a CDS encoding LCP family protein — MSRKRKISLISLVIILVFVTVGSAYFAVAGSYLKKTIDKGYVPIKNDYNEAQNKDSQSFLIMGLDNTIERKLGTTRTDAMMVITVNNKTKKITYLSLPRDSFVQIDAKNYQGMQRIEAAYTYDGPTASVNTVEKLLNIPINHYVVFNFLSFIKLIDAVGGIDVNVKQAFDGVTKDGPGSIHFDAGKQHLDGTKALSYARERHSDNDIMRGFRQQEIIQAVEDKLKSGQSIMKIMDIIDSLNGNIQTDVDSNELTHLVKEGLTWTNYDKQQLSFDWRTFSNEGRSMVELYPDSIENVRHQLRVSLNLEKPDERDQDGYVFHTNGEFLYQSDYTVQDEAAEENELTSINGNTYIGVPGNTQTGPLPSVKTGNGFIK, encoded by the coding sequence ATGAGTAGGAAGCGAAAAATCAGCTTAATTAGTTTAGTCATCATTTTGGTTTTTGTCACAGTCGGCTCAGCATACTTTGCTGTAGCGGGTAGCTATTTAAAGAAAACAATTGATAAAGGCTATGTTCCCATAAAAAATGATTATAATGAAGCGCAAAATAAAGATAGTCAATCGTTTTTGATTATGGGGCTAGACAATACAATTGAACGGAAATTAGGCACAACTAGGACTGATGCTATGATGGTGATTACCGTGAATAACAAGACGAAGAAAATAACCTATTTAAGTTTGCCACGGGATAGTTTTGTGCAAATTGATGCGAAAAATTACCAAGGGATGCAGCGAATTGAAGCCGCCTATACCTACGATGGACCAACAGCTTCTGTTAACACAGTTGAGAAATTATTGAATATTCCAATCAATCATTACGTTGTGTTTAACTTTTTATCTTTTATTAAGTTAATTGATGCAGTTGGCGGCATAGATGTCAATGTCAAGCAGGCGTTTGATGGTGTCACCAAAGACGGGCCAGGATCCATTCATTTTGATGCAGGGAAACAGCATTTAGATGGTACGAAAGCTTTATCTTATGCCCGTGAAAGACATAGCGATAACGATATTATGCGTGGATTCCGACAACAAGAAATTATTCAAGCAGTTGAAGACAAGTTGAAATCTGGTCAATCAATCATGAAAATAATGGACATTATTGATTCGTTAAATGGAAACATTCAAACTGATGTGGATTCCAATGAATTGACTCATTTAGTCAAAGAAGGTTTGACTTGGACCAATTATGATAAACAACAGCTTTCTTTTGACTGGCGCACTTTTAGTAATGAAGGGCGCAGTATGGTTGAACTATATCCAGATAGTATTGAAAATGTCCGTCATCAATTACGTGTGTCTTTAAATTTAGAAAAGCCAGATGAACGAGATCAAGACGGCTATGTCTTCCATACGAACGGTGAATTTTTATATCAAAGTGATTATACCGTTCAAGATGAAGCAGCTGAGGAAAACGAATTGACTTCCATCAACGGCAATACGTATATTGGTGTTCCTGGCAATACACAGACCGGCCCGTTGCCATCAGTTAAAACGGGAAATGGCTTTATAAAATAA
- the mutY gene encoding A/G-specific adenine glycosylase, translated as MTNKEPWEAWSPEKVSSFQEDFLAWYEREKRNLPWRANTDAYRIWISEIMLQQTRVDTVIDYFYRFMEWFPTIQDLAEAPDDKLLKAWEGLGYYSRARNLKVAAQQIVSEFGGKMPDTIEDIRSLKGIGPYTAGAIGSIAFNLPEPAIDGNVMRVVSRLFEIDADIAKASSRKVFEAAMLKIIDRERPGDFNQALMDLGSAVCTPTSPKCESCPLQQYCAAYQADKMTAYPVKSKKVKPKDVYYVGTIIENNKQEFLLEQRPETGLLANMWLFPIEEISKKQFQQLQKLAQPVETEKQLTLELAPVTEPLVAEEPVSFFTDYETVVWQKRALGEVVHIFSHLKWHILVFYGRNTGELATLESQRWVAAQQFSDYVFPKPQQKMVELFKKEHKNK; from the coding sequence ATGACGAATAAAGAGCCTTGGGAGGCGTGGAGTCCCGAAAAAGTTAGTTCATTCCAGGAAGATTTTTTAGCTTGGTATGAACGAGAAAAACGCAATTTACCTTGGCGAGCGAATACAGATGCATATCGTATTTGGATTTCTGAAATTATGCTACAACAAACTCGCGTAGATACAGTCATTGATTATTTTTATCGATTTATGGAATGGTTTCCGACGATTCAAGATTTAGCGGAAGCGCCAGATGATAAGTTGTTGAAAGCTTGGGAAGGGTTAGGTTACTATTCACGAGCGCGTAATTTAAAAGTGGCAGCGCAACAGATTGTTTCAGAATTTGGTGGGAAAATGCCTGACACAATCGAAGATATTCGGAGTTTAAAAGGAATCGGCCCCTATACGGCTGGTGCGATTGGCAGTATTGCCTTTAATCTCCCCGAACCAGCAATTGACGGTAACGTCATGCGGGTAGTGAGCCGTTTATTTGAAATTGATGCAGATATTGCAAAAGCGAGTAGTCGTAAAGTATTTGAAGCGGCGATGCTTAAAATCATCGATCGTGAGCGTCCAGGGGATTTTAATCAAGCTTTAATGGATCTAGGCTCAGCCGTCTGCACCCCAACTTCACCTAAGTGTGAAAGCTGTCCGCTTCAGCAATATTGTGCGGCCTATCAGGCAGATAAAATGACCGCTTATCCAGTCAAATCAAAAAAAGTTAAGCCGAAAGATGTGTATTATGTCGGCACTATTATTGAAAATAACAAGCAAGAATTTTTATTAGAACAACGACCTGAAACAGGTTTGTTAGCCAATATGTGGCTGTTTCCGATTGAAGAAATTAGCAAAAAACAATTTCAACAATTGCAAAAACTGGCGCAACCAGTAGAAACGGAAAAACAATTAACTTTAGAGTTAGCGCCTGTAACAGAGCCTTTGGTCGCTGAAGAACCTGTCAGCTTTTTTACGGACTATGAAACAGTTGTCTGGCAAAAACGTGCCTTAGGCGAAGTCGTTCATATTTTCAGTCATTTAAAATGGCATATCTTAGTCTTTTATGGCCGAAATACAGGCGAATTAGCCACACTAGAGTCGCAGCGATGGGTGGCAGCACAACAATTTTCGGACTATGTTTTTCCAAAACCACAGCAAAAAATGGTGGAATTGTTCAAAAAAGAACACAAAAATAAATAA
- a CDS encoding AraC family transcriptional regulator, protein MQNVFTNNVSILINDQPISQEFHLYEAGYEKCRPTKPTEFAPINYWVLHYCSDGEGYFSTPFMEKQHITAGDLFMIPANCRNIYYPNRQNPWTYHWVGFVGDLSSQYLEKIGLTTENCILKGTVDKKLESLFKNIYQEAKKHNHFGSLSESFQLLNYLEHHSVTQHENQSQQLFNQIKMAIHENFSNNLSISQLASEYNIDRSYLFKLFQRYEQTNPSIYVQNLKLQKACSLLRKSSLTITEISFEAGFSSPSYFSKFFFQKKEMTPRQYRQQFLT, encoded by the coding sequence ATGCAAAATGTTTTTACAAATAATGTCAGCATCCTGATTAATGATCAACCTATTAGCCAAGAATTTCATCTTTATGAAGCTGGCTATGAAAAATGCCGCCCGACAAAACCAACTGAGTTTGCCCCTATTAATTATTGGGTTTTGCATTATTGTAGTGATGGTGAAGGCTATTTTTCAACACCCTTTATGGAAAAACAACACATTACCGCTGGCGATTTGTTTATGATTCCAGCCAATTGTCGCAATATTTATTATCCTAATCGGCAAAATCCTTGGACCTATCATTGGGTCGGTTTTGTTGGAGATCTTTCGTCTCAGTATTTAGAAAAAATAGGCCTGACTACCGAAAATTGTATTTTAAAAGGAACTGTTGATAAGAAATTAGAAAGTTTATTTAAAAATATTTACCAAGAAGCGAAGAAACATAATCATTTTGGCAGTTTAAGTGAAAGCTTTCAATTGTTGAATTATCTAGAGCATCATTCCGTTACACAGCACGAAAACCAAAGCCAACAATTATTTAACCAAATTAAAATGGCTATTCACGAAAATTTTTCAAACAATCTTTCAATTAGTCAATTAGCTTCTGAGTATAACATTGATCGTAGCTATTTATTTAAGCTATTTCAGCGTTATGAACAAACAAATCCTAGTATTTATGTACAAAACTTAAAATTGCAAAAAGCCTGTTCTCTGTTAAGAAAAAGTTCCTTAACCATCACGGAAATCAGTTTTGAAGCAGGTTTTTCTTCACCTTCTTATTTTTCAAAATTTTTCTTCCAGAAAAAAGAGATGACGCCTCGACAATATCGTCAACAGTTTTTGACTTAA
- the recX gene encoding recombination regulator RecX — translation MTTITRISKDKGEFYLLWLSSGEKLRVSEDILVRQRLLKGQELSDTLIEEIKKASSYDVGLQMAMNYLSYQLRSKKEIFTYLKEKEIEPEDRVKIVQRLEELRLLDDAIFSESYVRTAMRTSDKGPRNVAQQLKQKGISEEDIQHGLTFYTLDEQLNVATATAEKAMKRYRTKSFKDALQKTRLHLMQKGFTNEIIDLALESLAFEKDEEQEQQALNKEGERLWRANQRFDFSKKVQKVKQSLFQKGFDYDLIQQFISEKEVEHDE, via the coding sequence ATGACAACAATCACACGAATTAGTAAAGATAAAGGTGAATTTTATCTACTTTGGCTATCTTCAGGCGAAAAACTGCGTGTCTCGGAAGATATTTTAGTACGGCAGCGTCTGCTAAAAGGTCAAGAGTTATCAGATACTTTAATAGAAGAAATAAAAAAAGCCAGTTCTTATGATGTCGGGTTACAAATGGCGATGAATTACTTAAGCTATCAATTACGTTCAAAGAAAGAGATTTTTACTTATTTAAAAGAGAAAGAAATTGAACCTGAAGATCGAGTAAAAATCGTTCAACGTTTAGAAGAGCTACGGTTGTTAGATGATGCAATTTTTAGTGAAAGTTACGTACGGACAGCTATGCGAACCAGTGATAAAGGACCACGAAATGTGGCACAACAATTAAAGCAAAAAGGCATTAGTGAAGAAGATATTCAGCATGGTTTGACCTTTTATACGTTAGATGAACAGCTTAATGTTGCCACAGCAACTGCAGAAAAAGCCATGAAACGCTATCGAACTAAAAGTTTTAAAGATGCACTTCAGAAAACGCGTCTGCATCTGATGCAAAAGGGCTTTACAAATGAAATCATTGATCTAGCTTTGGAATCTTTAGCTTTTGAAAAGGACGAAGAACAAGAACAACAAGCGTTAAACAAGGAAGGCGAACGTTTATGGCGTGCCAATCAGCGATTTGATTTTTCTAAAAAAGTTCAAAAAGTCAAACAAAGCTTATTCCAAAAAGGGTTTGACTATGATTTGATTCAGCAATTTATTAGCGAAAAGGAAGTAGAACATGACGAATAA
- a CDS encoding GlsB/YeaQ/YmgE family stress response membrane protein, which yields MHTLWVLIVGAVIGAIAGALTSKGQSMGWIANIVAGLVGSFIGEKILGSWGPHVAGMAIVPSIIGAVILVAVVSFFFGRKNS from the coding sequence ATGCATACTTTATGGGTTTTAATCGTTGGTGCTGTTATCGGTGCTATCGCTGGCGCACTTACAAGCAAAGGTCAATCAATGGGTTGGATTGCGAATATCGTTGCCGGTTTAGTTGGTTCATTTATCGGAGAAAAAATCTTAGGTAGCTGGGGTCCTCACGTAGCAGGTATGGCAATTGTGCCATCAATTATTGGGGCAGTAATTTTAGTTGCTGTGGTTTCATTCTTCTTCGGACGAAAAAATAGCTAA
- a CDS encoding amino acid permease, whose product MATHSRERLGSVALMLMTFSAVFAFPSIVNNSIQIGLATIPGYLFGSIFYFLPFILMIAEFASANSENESGVHSWLESVLGPKWAFLGAWSYFFVNLFFFCSLLPNTLIYGSYAFLGQNVFQGNHSTKIIAVISILLFWLMTWVCIKGVSWISKVTSLAGGARLFMGVAFVVLAFVVVFGFGNEPAQEFTTTSIMPTFNWTFFMTMAWILQAVGGGESIGVYIKDVKGGNKTFVRTMIGATIAVGIMYILGAVAVGLVVPTDVLKGNFSNGIFDIFKILGTYFHIPAAMMVRLVGIILFVGSLGSLALWTAAPVKVFFSEIPDGVFGKWLVKTNEEGNPTNALLVQGIIVTILVAIPALGIGNMDSFLETLINMTASTSLVPVLFLLIAYIGLRWKKETMPRSFRFGNRTFGLIAGIFLLAIFIFVFFMSTVPDPKLIMEEINGTLPKGTASPLGMLAYNIIGLIVFMGFAWICWKRYETKEKNEVGKGEMDYEDLGKL is encoded by the coding sequence ATGGCAACACATTCACGGGAACGATTAGGTTCTGTCGCATTGATGCTCATGACTTTTTCAGCGGTTTTTGCCTTTCCCAGCATTGTTAACAACAGTATTCAGATTGGCCTAGCAACTATTCCAGGCTATTTATTCGGCTCTATTTTTTACTTTTTACCATTTATTCTAATGATTGCAGAATTTGCTTCTGCTAATTCTGAAAATGAGTCAGGTGTTCACAGTTGGTTGGAATCTGTGTTAGGACCTAAATGGGCATTTTTAGGTGCTTGGTCGTATTTCTTTGTCAACTTGTTTTTCTTCTGTTCATTACTACCGAATACATTGATTTATGGTTCATACGCTTTTTTAGGTCAAAACGTTTTTCAAGGAAACCATAGTACTAAAATAATTGCAGTGATTTCTATTCTGTTATTTTGGTTAATGACATGGGTTTGTATTAAAGGGGTCTCGTGGATTTCGAAAGTGACTAGCTTAGCGGGTGGTGCACGTTTATTTATGGGCGTAGCTTTTGTGGTTTTAGCCTTTGTCGTCGTGTTTGGTTTTGGCAATGAACCAGCACAAGAGTTTACCACGACGTCAATTATGCCAACTTTTAATTGGACTTTTTTCATGACGATGGCGTGGATTTTACAAGCTGTTGGCGGTGGTGAAAGTATCGGTGTATATATTAAGGATGTTAAAGGCGGCAATAAAACGTTTGTCCGCACGATGATTGGTGCAACGATTGCGGTCGGTATCATGTATATTCTTGGTGCCGTTGCTGTAGGTTTGGTAGTGCCAACGGACGTCTTAAAAGGAAATTTTTCAAATGGTATTTTTGATATTTTTAAAATTTTAGGTACGTATTTCCATATTCCCGCAGCAATGATGGTGCGCTTAGTAGGAATTATCTTATTTGTCGGAAGTCTTGGTTCTTTGGCTCTGTGGACGGCAGCACCAGTTAAAGTATTTTTCTCAGAAATTCCTGATGGGGTCTTCGGTAAGTGGCTAGTGAAAACGAACGAAGAGGGAAATCCAACCAATGCTTTGTTAGTTCAAGGAATTATTGTGACGATTTTAGTTGCCATTCCAGCATTAGGAATTGGAAATATGGATAGCTTTTTAGAAACGTTAATTAATATGACAGCTTCTACGTCATTAGTGCCTGTCTTGTTCTTGTTAATCGCCTATATTGGGCTTCGTTGGAAAAAAGAAACAATGCCGAGAAGTTTCCGCTTTGGTAATCGAACCTTTGGCTTAATTGCGGGAATTTTCTTATTAGCCATTTTTATCTTTGTATTCTTTATGTCAACTGTGCCGGATCCAAAATTAATCATGGAAGAAATCAATGGCACGTTACCGAAAGGAACCGCTAGTCCACTGGGCATGTTGGCGTATAACATCATTGGTTTAATTGTCTTTATGGGCTTTGCTTGGATTTGTTGGAAACGATATGAAACAAAAGAAAAAAATGAAGTTGGTAAAGGAGAAATGGATTATGAAGACTTGGGAAAATTATAA
- the ebgA gene encoding beta-galactosidase subunit alpha has protein sequence MKQKKKMKLVKEKWIMKTWENYKVDSINRLPGRAHFSSFPSKKTALLNENKYTQAYKNLNGRWHFLFLEAPEYSPENFFATDFDTSQMDQITVPGNWQVQGYGKMHYSDLWYNFPINPPYVPTENPTGIYKRTFAIDETFHDKKIILRFCGVDSAYHVWVNGHEVGYSKGARNEAEFDITSYAKIGETNDLTVRVYQWSDGTYLEDQDMWWLSGIFRDVELLGVPENGLEDFFIISDLDDSYQNGHLAITGKFWQDKGQQVQLELMDQQGKTVLKETVAGNQGKVEFSASLPSVTAWSAEKPYLYQLFITVFSEGEVVEVIPQKVGFRNIHVSGETFLVNGVAIKLKGMNRHDYNPKNGRVVSREEIEKDIRLMKQFNINAIRTSHYPASAYFYDLCDEYGMYVIDETDLECHGFELTGEYDWISNDPEWETAYVSRMVRMIQRDKNHPSILFWSLGNESAFGHNFIEMARIAKEMDPTRLVHYEGDFEAEVTDVYSTMYTWLEHPTRELLMNTIIENSKKPHILCEYCHAMGNGPGNLKEYQELFYAHDKLQGGFIWEWFDHGIESVTDSGEVYYRYGGDFGDDPSNKDFCIDGMLMPDRTPSPSLYEYKKVIEPITTSAIDVLSGEFSLLSRFDFENLAIFKLVYTITEDQTVIQSGTVAVPAIAARAEGRLHLPYHLDFPKKAGAAYYLTLSYQLKETTAYASAGHELATAQFELPIATPGIEITPVGTMMAKEIGPHLYIEGPNFSINFDKVKGALTNVTRDGKKLLHKGPKFTFWRAPISNDMEIIDEMKKKYFLHLEHEIVRSFEWKKVDDFIQVIVKTINGTTNSAWHYQCTYQYLIAPNGEIFFDLKGSPAGKIENAPDMLPRLGVTLHLDKSLSEVKYFGKGPRENYVDSQEAGLLGVYDATVAEMFTNYVVPQANGNHMATKWSAFTDDRGQGVVATAADSYNFSVSYFEEQALDVAKHTNELQESEYVVLNIDYKQNALGSYSCGQWQLEKYRTTFEEFQLAFRLTPFNNKEIQAADVAHERVKRPTIS, from the coding sequence ATGAAACAAAAGAAAAAAATGAAGTTGGTAAAGGAGAAATGGATTATGAAGACTTGGGAAAATTATAAAGTAGATAGTATTAATCGGTTGCCTGGACGAGCACACTTTTCGAGCTTTCCTTCGAAAAAAACAGCGTTATTAAATGAAAATAAATATACACAAGCATACAAAAATTTAAACGGACGCTGGCATTTTCTTTTTTTAGAAGCGCCAGAATACAGCCCAGAAAACTTTTTTGCGACGGACTTTGATACAAGCCAAATGGATCAAATCACTGTTCCTGGAAATTGGCAAGTCCAAGGATATGGCAAAATGCATTACTCTGATTTATGGTACAATTTTCCCATTAATCCGCCGTATGTACCAACGGAAAATCCAACAGGTATTTATAAACGGACATTTGCTATAGATGAAACATTTCACGATAAAAAAATCATTTTACGTTTTTGTGGCGTAGATTCAGCTTATCATGTTTGGGTGAACGGCCATGAAGTTGGCTACAGTAAAGGTGCACGAAATGAAGCAGAATTTGACATTACGTCTTACGCTAAAATTGGTGAAACAAATGATTTAACGGTGCGAGTCTATCAATGGTCAGATGGTACGTATTTAGAGGATCAAGATATGTGGTGGTTAAGTGGTATTTTTCGTGATGTTGAATTACTCGGTGTACCAGAAAATGGGCTGGAAGATTTCTTTATTATTTCCGATTTAGATGATTCGTATCAAAATGGCCACTTGGCAATTACGGGTAAATTTTGGCAAGACAAAGGACAACAAGTTCAATTGGAGTTGATGGATCAGCAGGGAAAAACGGTTCTTAAAGAGACTGTCGCAGGAAATCAAGGTAAGGTTGAATTTTCAGCAAGTTTACCGTCTGTCACTGCTTGGTCAGCTGAAAAACCATACTTGTATCAACTATTTATCACTGTTTTTTCTGAAGGGGAAGTCGTCGAAGTTATTCCGCAAAAAGTTGGTTTCAGAAATATTCATGTATCTGGTGAGACTTTCTTAGTCAACGGTGTGGCCATTAAACTAAAAGGAATGAATCGTCATGATTATAATCCGAAAAATGGTCGAGTGGTTAGTCGTGAAGAAATTGAAAAAGATATTCGTTTAATGAAACAATTTAATATTAATGCCATTCGAACCAGTCATTATCCAGCATCTGCTTATTTCTATGATTTATGCGATGAATATGGAATGTATGTGATTGATGAAACTGATTTGGAATGTCATGGCTTTGAATTAACCGGAGAATATGATTGGATTAGCAACGATCCAGAATGGGAAACGGCTTATGTTTCTCGGATGGTACGGATGATTCAACGGGATAAAAACCATCCATCAATTCTCTTTTGGTCGTTAGGAAATGAATCTGCGTTTGGTCATAACTTTATTGAAATGGCCCGTATTGCAAAAGAAATGGATCCAACACGTTTGGTTCATTATGAAGGTGATTTTGAGGCAGAGGTCACGGATGTCTATTCTACAATGTATACGTGGTTGGAACACCCAACTAGAGAATTACTGATGAATACGATTATTGAAAATTCAAAAAAACCGCATATTTTATGTGAATATTGTCATGCGATGGGGAATGGCCCTGGGAATTTAAAAGAATACCAAGAGCTATTTTATGCTCATGATAAATTACAAGGTGGCTTTATTTGGGAATGGTTTGACCATGGCATTGAATCGGTGACAGATAGCGGTGAAGTTTATTATCGTTATGGCGGCGATTTCGGCGATGATCCAAGTAACAAAGATTTTTGTATTGATGGGATGTTGATGCCTGACCGTACGCCATCTCCTAGCTTGTATGAATACAAAAAAGTCATTGAACCCATTACAACTAGCGCTATTGACGTTCTGTCAGGTGAATTCTCATTATTGAGTCGGTTTGACTTTGAAAACTTGGCTATCTTTAAGCTGGTTTATACAATTACTGAAGATCAAACAGTGATTCAATCAGGGACAGTAGCAGTGCCAGCAATTGCTGCTAGAGCAGAAGGAAGACTGCACTTACCTTATCATTTAGATTTTCCTAAAAAGGCAGGAGCCGCCTATTATTTAACTCTTTCATATCAATTGAAAGAAACGACCGCCTATGCATCTGCTGGTCATGAATTAGCTACCGCACAGTTTGAGTTGCCAATTGCAACGCCAGGGATCGAGATCACACCAGTTGGCACGATGATGGCAAAGGAAATTGGCCCTCATTTATACATTGAAGGACCAAACTTTTCAATTAATTTTGATAAAGTGAAGGGCGCCTTAACGAATGTGACACGAGATGGTAAAAAATTATTGCATAAAGGGCCGAAATTTACATTTTGGCGGGCACCGATCAGTAATGATATGGAAATTATTGATGAAATGAAGAAGAAATATTTCTTACATTTAGAGCATGAAATTGTCCGTTCTTTTGAGTGGAAAAAAGTTGATGATTTTATCCAAGTCATCGTAAAAACAATTAACGGAACGACTAACAGTGCTTGGCATTATCAATGTACCTATCAGTATTTAATTGCACCAAATGGCGAAATTTTCTTCGACTTAAAAGGTAGTCCTGCTGGTAAAATTGAAAATGCGCCAGATATGTTACCACGTTTGGGTGTGACTCTCCATTTAGACAAGTCTCTATCAGAAGTAAAATATTTCGGTAAAGGGCCGAGAGAAAACTATGTAGATTCACAAGAAGCTGGTTTACTTGGTGTTTATGATGCTACAGTGGCGGAAATGTTCACTAATTATGTTGTTCCACAAGCCAATGGTAACCACATGGCGACTAAATGGTCCGCATTCACGGATGATCGCGGCCAAGGGGTAGTAGCAACAGCGGCTGATTCATATAATTTTAGTGTTTCTTATTTTGAAGAACAAGCGCTAGATGTTGCTAAGCATACCAATGAATTACAAGAAAGTGAGTATGTTGTTTTAAATATCGATTACAAACAAAACGCCCTAGGTAGCTACTCTTGTGGCCAGTGGCAATTAGAAAAATACCGGACTACGTTTGAAGAATTCCAATTGGCATTCCGCTTAACACCTTTTAATAATAAAGAGATTCAAGCAGCGGATGTCGCACATGAACGAGTAAAACGACCAACAATTTCTTAA
- the rplL gene encoding 50S ribosomal protein L7/L12, producing the protein MALNIENIVAELETATILELSELVKAIEEKFDVSAAAPVAVAGPAAGGAAEEQTEFTVELTAAGDQKVKVIKAVREATGLGLKEAKAVVDGAPAPVKEAVSKEEAEALKAALEEVGASVTVK; encoded by the coding sequence ATGGCATTAAACATTGAAAACATCGTTGCTGAGTTAGAAACAGCAACTATCTTAGAACTAAGCGAATTAGTTAAAGCTATCGAAGAAAAATTTGACGTATCAGCAGCAGCTCCTGTAGCAGTAGCTGGACCAGCAGCAGGTGGAGCAGCAGAAGAACAAACTGAATTCACTGTTGAATTAACAGCAGCTGGCGATCAAAAAGTTAAAGTTATCAAAGCAGTTCGTGAAGCAACTGGCTTAGGCTTGAAAGAAGCTAAAGCTGTAGTTGATGGCGCTCCTGCACCAGTTAAAGAAGCTGTTTCTAAAGAAGAAGCAGAAGCTTTAAAAGCTGCTTTAGAAGAAGTTGGCGCTTCAGTAACAGTAAAATAA